The proteins below are encoded in one region of Aeromonas veronii:
- the kdpB gene encoding potassium-transporting ATPase subunit KdpB has protein sequence MSKSISVTTGTDKIKAKSHRSQVVQAMIEALYRFNPKALFGSPILFTLWLAAVMATVESLMGQPLSGVAPSLAWQLTAWLWLTLWFANFAETLAEGRGKARADSLKAGLSQLKARKVSHPRDDKGEWVPATSLLKGDLVLVRSGEMIPADGEVIAGIASVNEAAITGESAPVIRESGTDRSGVTGNTTVVSDEIWIRVSNNPGESTLDRMIALVEGAKRQKTPNEMALDALLVGLTLIFLLVVATLPWFLDYNGTQVPRLYLIALFITLIPTTIGGLLSAIGIAGMDRLVKLNVIAKSGRAVEAAGDVRTLLLDKTGTITFGNRMADELIPAPGVDPSLLAQAAMLASLGDNTPEGKSILTLAGKSMAKPSQLESDKVIPFSAETRLSGLDRNGHQYRKGAVDAVLNYLSLDRKGVPELILKSVDHIARQGGTPLLVCTHEQLLGVVYLKDIIKPGIKARFQTLRHMGIRTVMITGDNPLTAAAIAAEAGVDDFIAEATPEKKLAYIRQEQADGRLVAMCGDGANDAPALAQADVGLAMNEGTQAAKEAGNLVDLDSNPTKLLDVVLVGKQLLVTRGALTTFSIANDVAKYFAILPALFIAAYPQLGALNLMQLGSPQSAILSAIIFNALIIVALVPLALRGVSLQESAASLLRRNLLIYGVGGLLIPFVGIKLIDLVVTGLGLV, from the coding sequence ATGAGCAAGTCCATTTCAGTGACCACTGGCACCGACAAGATCAAGGCCAAGTCACATCGTTCACAGGTCGTCCAGGCCATGATTGAAGCCCTGTATCGCTTCAATCCCAAGGCGCTGTTTGGCAGCCCCATACTGTTCACCCTCTGGCTGGCCGCCGTGATGGCGACCGTCGAGTCCCTGATGGGCCAACCCCTGTCCGGGGTCGCCCCGAGCCTGGCCTGGCAGTTGACTGCCTGGCTCTGGCTGACCCTCTGGTTCGCCAACTTCGCCGAGACCCTGGCCGAAGGCCGTGGCAAGGCCAGGGCCGACAGCCTGAAGGCAGGTCTGAGTCAGCTCAAGGCCCGCAAGGTCAGCCATCCGCGGGATGACAAGGGGGAGTGGGTGCCCGCCACCAGCCTGCTCAAGGGCGATCTGGTGCTGGTGCGCAGCGGCGAGATGATCCCGGCGGACGGCGAGGTCATCGCCGGCATCGCCTCGGTCAACGAGGCCGCCATCACCGGGGAATCCGCCCCGGTGATCCGCGAGTCAGGCACGGATCGCAGCGGCGTGACCGGCAACACCACCGTCGTCTCCGACGAGATCTGGATCCGAGTCAGCAACAACCCCGGCGAGAGTACCCTGGATAGAATGATTGCCCTGGTGGAAGGGGCCAAGCGCCAGAAAACCCCGAACGAGATGGCGCTCGACGCCCTGCTGGTCGGTCTGACCCTGATCTTCCTGCTGGTGGTGGCTACCCTGCCCTGGTTCCTCGACTACAACGGCACCCAGGTCCCGCGGCTCTACCTGATCGCCCTCTTCATCACCCTGATCCCGACCACCATAGGCGGCCTGCTCTCCGCCATCGGCATCGCCGGCATGGACAGACTGGTCAAACTCAACGTGATCGCCAAGTCCGGTCGCGCCGTGGAAGCCGCCGGTGACGTGCGCACACTCTTGCTGGACAAGACGGGCACCATCACCTTCGGCAACCGCATGGCGGACGAGCTGATCCCGGCACCGGGAGTGGACCCTTCTCTGCTGGCCCAGGCGGCCATGCTGGCCTCCCTCGGTGACAACACCCCGGAAGGCAAGTCCATCCTGACCCTGGCGGGCAAGAGCATGGCCAAGCCGAGCCAGCTGGAGAGCGACAAGGTGATCCCCTTCAGCGCCGAGACCCGGCTGAGCGGGCTGGATCGCAACGGCCACCAATACCGCAAGGGCGCGGTGGATGCGGTGCTGAACTACCTCTCACTCGATCGCAAGGGGGTGCCCGAGCTCATCCTCAAATCCGTCGATCACATCGCCCGCCAGGGGGGCACACCGCTGCTGGTCTGTACCCACGAGCAACTGCTCGGGGTGGTGTACCTCAAGGACATCATCAAGCCCGGCATCAAGGCACGCTTCCAGACCCTGCGCCATATGGGCATACGCACCGTGATGATCACCGGGGACAACCCACTGACCGCGGCCGCCATCGCCGCCGAGGCCGGGGTGGATGACTTCATCGCCGAGGCGACCCCGGAGAAGAAGCTGGCCTACATCCGCCAGGAACAGGCCGATGGCCGCCTGGTAGCCATGTGCGGTGACGGCGCCAACGACGCCCCAGCCCTGGCCCAGGCCGACGTGGGGCTGGCCATGAACGAGGGGACCCAGGCCGCCAAGGAGGCGGGCAACCTGGTGGATCTCGACTCCAACCCCACCAAGCTGCTGGACGTGGTACTGGTGGGCAAGCAGTTGCTGGTGACCCGGGGAGCCCTGACTACCTTTTCCATCGCCAACGATGTGGCCAAGTACTTCGCCATACTGCCGGCCCTGTTCATCGCCGCCTACCCGCAGTTGGGCGCCCTGAACCTGATGCAGTTGGGCAGCCCGCAGAGTGCCATCCTGTCGGCCATCATCTTCAACGCCCTGATCATAGTGGCGCTGGTACCCCTGGCCCTGCGCGGCGTCAGCCTGCAGGAATCGGCTGCCAGCCTGCTGCGTCGCAACCTGCTCATCTACGGGGTCGGCGGCCTGTTGATCCCCTTTGTCGGCATCAAACTCATCGATCTCGTCGTCACCGGCCTCGGCCTGGTGTAG
- the kdpA gene encoding potassium-transporting ATPase subunit KdpA has protein sequence MWQEIIYPVAFVLLVLLPAPLLGSYMYRVFEGKTRWLSPIERATMACTGSDGREQDWKSYAISLLAFNGAGFGLLFLILMAQGLLPLNPQNLSGLSWELAFNTAVSFMTNTNWQAYSGEASLSYFSQMVGLTTQNFVSAGTGAAVAVALFRGITRQQTTHLGNFWQDLVRFCLYVLLPMAFIMALLLVWQGVPQSLSAYLPFHSLEGQEQLMPLGPAASQIAIKQLGSNGGGFFGVNSAHPFENPTALTNWLEMVTLLTLPAALVCTLGRYVKHSGHGRAILTAMTLLFVLGLTLSLYQELQPDPALAHLTQQAGNWEGKESRFGPVLSSIWEVATTSASNGSVNAMHDSFTPLGGMIGMINMLLGEVVFGGVGAGIYGMMLFVLLTVFLCGLMVGRTPTYLGKRLGITEMKWVVASMLVMPVGVLVIGGITLLTPSASAIIGHEGPHGLSRLIYAYTSAAGNNGSAFGGFAAADSWQCIAIGMAMLLGRFGYIIPVLAIAGQLSRAPRQETGAGDFPISGPLFVTLLIITVLLIGGLSFLPVLALGPVAEHLTLMQGAFQ, from the coding sequence ATGTGGCAAGAGATCATCTACCCAGTCGCCTTCGTGCTGCTGGTTCTGCTGCCTGCACCCCTGCTAGGCAGTTATATGTATCGTGTATTCGAGGGAAAAACCCGCTGGCTGTCGCCCATCGAACGGGCAACCATGGCCTGTACGGGATCCGATGGGCGGGAGCAGGACTGGAAGTCATACGCCATCAGCCTGCTCGCTTTCAACGGGGCGGGATTCGGCCTGCTGTTTCTGATCCTGATGGCGCAAGGCTTGCTGCCCCTCAACCCGCAGAACCTGTCGGGACTGAGCTGGGAGCTCGCCTTCAACACCGCGGTCAGCTTCATGACCAACACCAACTGGCAAGCCTATTCCGGTGAGGCCAGCCTCTCCTATTTCAGCCAGATGGTGGGACTCACCACCCAGAACTTCGTCTCCGCCGGTACCGGGGCTGCCGTGGCCGTCGCCCTGTTCCGCGGCATCACCCGCCAGCAGACGACCCACCTTGGCAACTTCTGGCAGGATCTGGTGCGTTTCTGCCTCTATGTGCTGCTGCCCATGGCCTTCATCATGGCGCTGCTGCTGGTCTGGCAGGGGGTTCCCCAGAGTCTGTCGGCCTACCTGCCGTTCCACAGCCTGGAAGGTCAGGAGCAACTGATGCCGCTCGGCCCGGCCGCCTCCCAGATCGCCATCAAGCAGCTCGGCTCCAACGGTGGCGGCTTCTTCGGCGTCAACTCGGCTCACCCGTTCGAGAACCCCACCGCCCTCACCAACTGGCTGGAGATGGTCACCCTGCTGACCCTGCCCGCCGCCCTGGTCTGCACCCTGGGTCGCTACGTGAAGCACAGCGGTCATGGCCGCGCCATCCTCACCGCCATGACCTTGCTGTTCGTGCTGGGCCTGACACTCTCCCTTTATCAGGAGCTGCAGCCAGATCCGGCTCTCGCCCATCTGACCCAGCAAGCGGGCAACTGGGAAGGCAAGGAGAGCCGCTTCGGCCCCGTGCTGTCCAGCATCTGGGAGGTGGCGACCACCTCCGCCTCCAACGGTTCGGTCAACGCCATGCATGACAGCTTCACCCCCCTCGGCGGCATGATCGGCATGATCAACATGCTGCTGGGTGAGGTGGTGTTCGGCGGCGTGGGGGCCGGTATCTACGGCATGATGCTGTTCGTGCTGCTGACCGTGTTCCTGTGCGGCCTGATGGTAGGGCGCACCCCGACCTACCTGGGCAAGCGCCTCGGCATCACCGAGATGAAGTGGGTGGTGGCCAGCATGCTGGTCATGCCGGTCGGGGTATTGGTGATCGGTGGCATCACCCTGCTGACACCGAGTGCCAGCGCCATCATCGGCCATGAGGGCCCCCACGGCCTGTCTCGCCTGATCTACGCTTACACCTCCGCCGCCGGCAACAATGGCTCCGCCTTCGGTGGTTTCGCCGCCGCCGACAGCTGGCAGTGCATCGCCATCGGTATGGCCATGCTGCTCGGTCGCTTCGGCTACATCATCCCCGTGCTGGCCATCGCCGGCCAACTCTCCCGCGCACCACGCCAGGAGACGGGCGCGGGGGACTTTCCGATCAGCGGCCCGCTGTTTGTGACCCTGCTGATCATCACCGTATTGCTGATAGGTGGCCTCTCCTTCCTGCCCGTGCTGGCGCTGGGACCGGTCGCAGAACACCTCACCCTGATGCAGGGAGCCTTCCAATGA
- the gorA gene encoding glutathione-disulfide reductase has product MAQHFDYIAIGGGSGGIASANRAAMHGKKVALIEAKALGGTCVNVGCVPKKAMWYAGQIADALRYGADYGFDTTLNHFSWAKLVESRQAYIGRIHQSYENVLGKNQITVIRGFARFVDAHTVEVNGEQYTADHILIATGGHPEVPSIPGAELGIDSDGFFALETQPRRVAVVGAGYIAVEIAGVMQALGSETHLVVRKQGPLRSFDPMIQETLVEIMAAEGPKLHTHAIPKAVIKNADDSLTLQLEDGRHLTVDCLIWAIGRAPATDKLNLAAAGIELDERGYIPTDKFQNTQISNIYAVGDNTGRIQLTPVAVAAGRRLSERLFNNKPNEHLNYDLVPTVVFSHPPIGTIGLTEPEAIAQYGEEQVKVYRSQFTAMYSALTQHRQPTRMKLVCVGPEEKVVGLHGIGFAMDEILQGFGVAMKMGATKADFDNCVAIHPTSAEEFVTMR; this is encoded by the coding sequence ATGGCACAGCATTTTGACTACATCGCCATCGGCGGCGGCAGCGGCGGCATCGCCTCGGCCAACCGGGCGGCCATGCATGGCAAGAAAGTCGCCCTCATCGAGGCCAAAGCCCTGGGCGGTACCTGCGTCAATGTGGGATGTGTTCCCAAGAAGGCCATGTGGTATGCCGGCCAGATCGCCGATGCTCTGCGTTATGGCGCCGACTATGGTTTCGACACTACCCTCAATCACTTCAGCTGGGCCAAGCTGGTGGAATCCCGCCAGGCCTATATCGGCCGCATCCATCAGTCCTATGAGAATGTGCTCGGCAAGAACCAGATCACCGTCATCCGGGGCTTCGCCCGCTTCGTCGACGCCCACACGGTGGAGGTCAATGGTGAGCAGTACACAGCCGATCACATCCTGATCGCCACCGGCGGCCACCCGGAAGTGCCCAGTATCCCGGGTGCCGAACTGGGCATCGACTCCGATGGCTTCTTCGCCCTTGAAACGCAGCCGCGGCGAGTCGCCGTGGTGGGCGCGGGTTACATCGCGGTGGAGATCGCCGGCGTGATGCAGGCCCTCGGCTCCGAGACCCACCTGGTGGTGCGCAAGCAGGGCCCATTGCGCAGCTTCGATCCCATGATCCAGGAGACCCTGGTGGAGATCATGGCCGCAGAAGGCCCCAAGCTGCACACCCATGCCATCCCCAAGGCGGTGATCAAGAATGCCGACGACAGCCTGACTCTGCAGCTGGAAGATGGCCGCCACCTCACCGTCGATTGCCTGATCTGGGCCATCGGCCGGGCCCCGGCCACCGACAAGCTGAACCTGGCCGCAGCCGGTATCGAACTGGATGAGCGGGGCTATATCCCCACCGACAAGTTCCAGAACACCCAGATCAGCAATATCTACGCCGTGGGCGACAACACCGGCCGGATCCAGCTCACCCCGGTGGCGGTCGCTGCCGGTCGCCGCCTGTCCGAGCGGCTGTTCAACAACAAGCCAAACGAGCACCTGAACTACGATCTGGTGCCGACCGTGGTGTTCAGCCATCCTCCCATCGGCACCATAGGCCTGACCGAGCCGGAAGCCATCGCCCAATATGGGGAAGAGCAGGTGAAGGTCTATCGCAGCCAGTTCACCGCCATGTACTCGGCCCTGACCCAGCATCGTCAGCCCACCCGCATGAAGCTGGTCTGCGTCGGCCCCGAGGAGAAGGTGGTCGGCCTGCACGGCATCGGCTTCGCCATGGACGAGATCCTGCAAGGCTTCGGCGTCGCCATGAAGATGGGGGCCACCAAGGCGGACTTCGACAACTGCGTCGCCATCCACCCCACCAGCGCAGAAGAGTTTGTGACCATGCGCTGA
- a CDS encoding ATP-binding protein, whose amino-acid sequence MSGIFSKAVGLNGLSYRLLSYILICSTVLALIITVLQLAWDYNKDVTVIEASIDQIEASFLQPISASLWNLDEEQVKVQIEGIMNLPNMQFVMVKEMLGNSEVPLLTQGVEREQYDISREFNLTYQGEVVGKLFVAASLDQIYQRLIEKSVLILVSQTIKTLLVSFCILVIIYYLVIRHINRIVSYAQRLSLDRLTLELTLEGRTQPRKHPDEFDLLAATLNQMRTRLNDEFTARHQAADQLQQERDFSATLINSANMVICCMEPDLNIASINPAAIMLTGYHHQELLQHNWLDLFVTPAQRTELAELLAEQGSLSDREIVMHDQQGEELTLQWTFAPFYEGPNLKYLIGFGYDITRLKKVEREITLFNEQLEGKVADRTRSLSDANDQLGKAYDDLKQAQQTLVESEKMASLGSLVAGVAHEINTPIGISVTASSYLQERVIDFKQHIDAKQLSRSYLNEFTQNLDESMQLLQGNLRRASELIASFKQVAVDQSSEARYNFNLADNLHQVVVSLGHKLKKAQCEVDIQCDPKLTLYSFPGSFTQIYSNLILNSIHHGFDGWDRPKKISIKVEQHGSELVIDYSDNGRGIPPEILPRIFDPFVTSKRGHGGSGLGTHIIYNLVVQLLRGRINCASEPGQGAQFHIHLPITQK is encoded by the coding sequence ATGTCAGGAATCTTCTCCAAGGCCGTCGGCCTTAACGGACTCTCTTACCGTCTGCTTTCCTACATTCTGATCTGCAGTACAGTGCTGGCGCTCATCATTACCGTGCTGCAGCTCGCCTGGGACTACAACAAGGATGTGACCGTCATCGAAGCGAGCATCGATCAGATCGAGGCCTCCTTCTTGCAGCCCATTTCCGCCAGTCTATGGAACCTGGACGAAGAACAGGTCAAGGTACAGATAGAAGGCATCATGAATCTGCCCAACATGCAGTTCGTGATGGTCAAGGAGATGCTGGGCAACTCCGAGGTGCCGCTGCTCACCCAGGGCGTGGAACGAGAACAGTACGACATCTCCCGGGAGTTCAACCTCACCTATCAGGGGGAAGTCGTCGGCAAGCTGTTTGTAGCCGCCTCCCTGGATCAGATCTATCAGCGCCTCATCGAAAAATCCGTGCTCATCCTGGTCAGCCAGACCATCAAGACACTGCTCGTCTCCTTCTGCATCCTGGTCATCATCTACTATCTGGTGATCCGTCATATCAACCGCATCGTCAGCTATGCCCAGCGCCTGAGCCTGGATCGACTGACCCTGGAGCTGACCCTGGAGGGCAGAACCCAGCCTCGCAAACATCCGGATGAGTTCGATCTGCTGGCCGCCACCCTCAACCAGATGCGCACCCGTCTCAACGACGAATTCACGGCCCGTCATCAGGCGGCCGATCAGCTGCAGCAGGAGCGGGACTTCTCCGCCACCCTGATCAACTCGGCCAACATGGTCATCTGCTGCATGGAGCCGGATCTCAACATCGCCAGCATCAACCCTGCCGCCATCATGCTCACCGGCTATCACCATCAGGAGCTGTTGCAGCACAACTGGCTGGATCTGTTCGTCACCCCGGCGCAGAGAACCGAGCTGGCCGAACTGCTGGCCGAGCAGGGTTCCCTCTCGGACCGCGAGATCGTCATGCATGATCAGCAGGGAGAAGAGCTGACCCTGCAATGGACTTTTGCCCCCTTCTACGAGGGCCCCAACCTCAAATATCTGATTGGATTCGGTTATGACATCACTCGCCTCAAGAAGGTGGAACGGGAGATCACCCTGTTCAACGAACAGCTGGAAGGCAAGGTGGCCGACCGCACCCGCAGCCTGAGCGATGCCAACGACCAGCTGGGCAAGGCCTATGACGATCTGAAGCAGGCGCAGCAGACCCTGGTGGAATCGGAGAAGATGGCCTCATTGGGATCACTGGTGGCCGGGGTCGCCCACGAGATCAACACCCCCATCGGCATCAGTGTCACCGCTTCCTCCTACCTGCAGGAGCGGGTGATCGACTTCAAGCAGCACATCGATGCCAAGCAGCTTTCCCGTTCCTATCTGAACGAATTCACCCAGAACCTGGACGAGTCGATGCAGTTGCTGCAGGGCAACCTGCGACGCGCCTCCGAGCTTATCGCCAGCTTCAAGCAGGTGGCAGTCGACCAATCCTCCGAGGCCCGCTACAACTTCAACCTGGCGGACAACCTGCATCAGGTGGTGGTGTCACTCGGCCACAAGCTGAAGAAGGCCCAGTGCGAGGTCGACATTCAGTGCGATCCCAAGCTGACCCTCTACTCCTTCCCGGGCAGTTTCACCCAGATCTATTCCAACCTCATCCTCAACTCCATCCACCACGGCTTCGATGGCTGGGACAGACCCAAGAAGATCAGCATCAAGGTGGAGCAGCACGGTAGCGAGCTCGTCATCGACTACAGCGACAACGGTCGCGGCATTCCCCCCGAGATACTGCCACGCATCTTCGATCCCTTCGTCACCTCCAAGCGGGGCCACGGCGGCAGCGGGCTGGGCACCCACATCATCTACAACCTGGTGGTGCAGCTGCTGCGCGGTCGCATCAACTGTGCCAGCGAGCCGGGCCAGGGAGCCCAGTTCCATATCCACCTGCCCATCACACAGAAGTGA
- a CDS encoding multidrug efflux RND transporter permease subunit produces MRFTDIFIKRPVLAISISFLIALLGFQAIFKMQVREYPEVTNTVITVSTSYYGASSDLIQGFITQPLEQAVAQADNIDFMTSSSQLGSSTITAYMKLNTDPNAALSDILAKVNSVRSQLPKESEDPSVTSSTGSTTAVLYMGFTSPELNSSQITDYLERVIKPQLFTVGGVSKIDIYGGVEFALRVWLDPAKMAAFDLTASDVMTVLNSNNYQSATGQATGYFTLFNGNAKTQVESTDELKRLVVATRDSKVIRLSDIAKVTLEKSHDIYRASANGKEAVVVAVNAAPTANPITIAHDVLELLPDLKRNMPSTLQTNVLYDSTIAINESIHEVIKTILEAAAIVLVVITLFLGSFRAVIIPIITIPLSLIGVVMMMDMFGFSINLMTLLAMVLAIGLVVDDAIVVLENVDRHIKEGEEPFRAAIIGTREIAIPVIAMTVTLAAVYAPIALMGGITGSLFKEFALTLAGAVFVSGIIALTLSPMMCSKMLKANAKPNKFESTVHHLLDRMTDRYDRMLHAVMQKRIVVVVFAVIVFASLPLLFKFIPSELAPSEDKGVMAVLATAPSNANLDYIENTMNDVNKILDEQPEIAYAQVFSGVFNSNQAFGIASMVPWSEREASQKEVLDRVAGLVTDIPGMAITTFQFPELPGASSGLPIQFVITTPNSFESLFLIAGEMLSATQANGQFVYSDLDLNYDSATMKINIDKDKAGAYGITMQDIGTTMGTMMADGYVNRIDLDGRSYEVIPQVERKFRMNPESMKGYYVRAADGKSIPLGSLISIEIKGEPRALPHFNQLNSATIGAVPAPGVAMGDAINWFKATAEEKLPQGYRYDFMGEARQFVTEGNALYATFALALAIIFLVLAIQFESIRDPLVIMVSVPLAISGALIALAWGLATMNIYSQVGLITLVGLITKHGILICEVAKEEQLLHGLNRMQAVMQAAKVRLRPILMTTAAMIAGLIPLLYASGAGAAQRFSIGIVIVAGLAIGTLFTLFVLPVIYTFLASQHKPLPEFDESIPAKAKGNH; encoded by the coding sequence ATGCGATTTACCGACATATTCATAAAACGGCCGGTGCTGGCAATCTCGATCAGCTTCCTGATCGCCTTGCTGGGCTTCCAGGCCATTTTCAAGATGCAGGTGCGGGAATACCCCGAGGTCACCAACACGGTGATCACGGTCAGTACCAGCTACTACGGGGCCAGCTCGGATCTGATCCAAGGCTTCATCACCCAGCCGCTGGAGCAGGCGGTCGCGCAAGCCGACAACATCGACTTCATGACCTCCTCAAGCCAGCTGGGCAGCTCCACCATCACTGCCTACATGAAGCTCAACACCGATCCCAACGCCGCGCTGTCTGACATCCTGGCCAAGGTCAACTCGGTGCGCTCCCAGTTGCCCAAAGAGTCGGAAGACCCGTCGGTCACCTCCTCTACCGGCTCCACCACGGCGGTGCTCTACATGGGCTTCACCAGCCCGGAGCTGAACTCCAGCCAGATCACCGACTACCTTGAGCGAGTCATCAAGCCCCAGCTGTTCACCGTGGGCGGGGTCTCCAAGATCGACATCTACGGCGGGGTCGAATTTGCCCTGCGGGTATGGCTGGATCCGGCCAAGATGGCGGCCTTCGATCTCACCGCAAGCGACGTGATGACGGTGCTCAACAGCAACAACTATCAGTCGGCCACGGGTCAGGCGACCGGTTACTTCACCCTGTTCAACGGCAACGCCAAGACCCAGGTCGAGAGCACGGATGAGCTCAAGCGACTGGTGGTGGCCACCCGTGACAGCAAGGTGATCCGTCTCTCCGACATCGCCAAGGTGACGCTGGAGAAGAGCCACGACATCTATCGCGCCAGTGCCAACGGCAAAGAGGCCGTGGTGGTCGCCGTGAACGCGGCCCCGACTGCCAACCCCATCACCATCGCCCACGATGTGCTGGAATTGCTGCCGGACCTCAAGCGCAACATGCCGAGCACCCTGCAGACCAACGTGCTCTATGACTCCACCATCGCCATCAACGAGTCCATCCACGAGGTTATCAAGACCATACTGGAGGCGGCCGCCATCGTACTGGTGGTGATCACCCTGTTCCTGGGATCGTTCCGGGCCGTCATCATCCCCATCATCACCATACCGCTCAGTCTGATCGGCGTGGTCATGATGATGGACATGTTCGGTTTCTCCATCAATCTCATGACCTTGCTGGCCATGGTGCTGGCGATCGGCCTGGTGGTGGATGACGCCATCGTGGTGCTGGAGAACGTCGACCGGCACATCAAGGAAGGGGAAGAGCCCTTCAGGGCCGCCATCATCGGCACCCGGGAGATCGCCATCCCGGTTATCGCCATGACGGTCACCCTGGCCGCCGTGTATGCGCCCATCGCCCTGATGGGGGGCATCACAGGCTCCCTGTTCAAGGAGTTCGCGCTGACGCTGGCAGGGGCGGTGTTCGTCTCGGGCATCATAGCCCTGACCCTCTCCCCCATGATGTGCTCCAAGATGCTCAAGGCCAACGCCAAGCCGAACAAGTTCGAGAGCACGGTGCACCATCTGCTGGACCGGATGACGGATCGCTACGACCGCATGCTGCATGCCGTGATGCAAAAGCGCATCGTGGTGGTGGTGTTCGCCGTCATCGTGTTCGCCAGCCTGCCGCTGCTGTTCAAGTTCATCCCCAGTGAACTGGCACCGTCGGAAGACAAGGGGGTCATGGCGGTGCTGGCGACGGCACCCTCCAACGCCAACCTGGATTACATCGAAAACACCATGAACGATGTGAACAAGATCCTGGATGAGCAACCGGAAATCGCCTATGCCCAGGTCTTCTCCGGGGTGTTCAACTCCAACCAGGCGTTCGGTATTGCGTCCATGGTGCCCTGGAGCGAGCGTGAGGCAAGCCAGAAAGAGGTGCTGGACAGGGTCGCCGGTCTGGTGACCGACATCCCGGGCATGGCCATCACCACCTTCCAGTTCCCCGAGCTGCCGGGTGCGTCGAGCGGTCTGCCCATCCAGTTCGTCATCACCACCCCGAACAGCTTCGAGAGTCTGTTCCTGATCGCGGGTGAGATGCTGTCGGCCACCCAGGCCAACGGTCAGTTCGTCTATTCGGATCTCGATCTGAACTACGACTCGGCCACCATGAAGATCAACATCGACAAGGACAAGGCCGGTGCCTACGGCATCACCATGCAGGACATCGGCACCACCATGGGCACCATGATGGCGGATGGCTACGTCAACCGTATCGATCTGGATGGCCGTTCCTACGAGGTGATCCCGCAGGTGGAGCGTAAATTCCGTATGAACCCCGAATCCATGAAGGGCTATTACGTGCGCGCCGCCGACGGCAAGTCGATCCCGCTTGGCAGCCTGATCAGCATCGAAATCAAGGGGGAGCCACGTGCCCTGCCCCACTTTAACCAGCTGAACTCCGCCACCATAGGCGCCGTACCGGCACCTGGCGTGGCCATGGGGGATGCGATCAACTGGTTCAAGGCCACCGCCGAAGAGAAGCTGCCCCAGGGCTATCGCTACGACTTCATGGGGGAGGCTCGCCAGTTCGTGACCGAAGGCAATGCCCTCTACGCCACCTTCGCACTGGCACTGGCCATCATCTTCCTGGTGCTGGCCATCCAGTTCGAGTCCATTCGTGACCCTCTGGTCATCATGGTCTCGGTACCACTGGCCATCAGCGGTGCCTTGATCGCGCTGGCCTGGGGATTGGCGACCATGAACATCTACTCCCAGGTGGGCCTCATCACCCTGGTCGGTCTGATTACCAAACACGGTATTCTGATCTGTGAGGTGGCCAAGGAGGAGCAGCTGTTGCACGGTCTGAACCGGATGCAGGCGGTGATGCAGGCAGCCAAAGTGCGACTGCGCCCCATCCTGATGACCACGGCGGCCATGATCGCGGGCCTCATCCCGCTGCTCTACGCCTCCGGCGCCGGCGCGGCACAGCGCTTCAGCATCGGCATCGTCATCGTCGCGGGCCTGGCCATCGGTACCCTGTTCACCCTGTTCGTGCTACCGGTGATCTACACCTTCCTGGCTTCTCAGCACAAACCGCTGCCGGAATTCGATGAATCCATCCCGGCCAAGGCGAAGGGCAACCACTGA